A genome region from Macaca nemestrina isolate mMacNem1 chromosome 20, mMacNem.hap1, whole genome shotgun sequence includes the following:
- the LOC105497019 gene encoding V-set and transmembrane domain-containing protein 1 isoform X1: protein MTTEFLSLLCLGLCLGYEDEKKNEKLPKPSLHARPSSVVEARSNVTLKCQAPSKNVTFILLKVNDSGYKQEQFLTEDEAEFHFTDLKLEDAGSYFCAYKTTASREGSESSEHLELVITDKHDELEAPSMKTDTRTIFVAIFSCISILLLFLSVFIIYRCSQHGSSPEESTKRISHSKLSEQVAAEADLSRMERVSVSTADPQGVTYAELNINALSEAASDTTQEPPGSHEYAAVKV, encoded by the exons GACTGTGTCTGGGCTACGAAGATGAGAAAAAGAATG AGAAACTGCCCAAGCCCTCCCTCCACGCCCGGCCTAGCTCGGTGGTTGAAGCCCGGAGCAACGTGACCCTGAAGTGTCAGGCTCCTTCCAAGAATGTGACATTCATTCTGCTCAAGGTGAATGACTCTGGGTACAAGCAGGAACAGTTCTTGACAGAAGACGAAGCTGAATTCCACTTCACGGACCTGAAGCTTGAGGATGCTGGGAGCTACTTTTGTGCCTATAAGACAACAGCCTCCCGTGAGGGGTCAGAAAGCAGTGAACACTTGGAGCTGGTGATCACAG ATAAACACGATGAACTTGAAGCTCCCTCAATGAAAACAG ACACCAGAACCATCTTTGTCGCCATCTTCAGCTGCATCTccatccttcttctcttcctctcagtCTTCATCATCTACAGATGCAGCCAGCACG GTTCGTCACCTGAAGAATCCACCAAAAG aatcAGCCATTCCAAACTTTCGGAGCAGGTGGCTGCTG AGGCAGATTTATCCAGGATGGAAAGGGTATCTGTCTCG ACGGCAGACCCCCAAGGAGTGACGTATGCTGAGCTAAACATCAATGCCCTGTCTGAGGCAGCTTCTGACACCACCCAGGAGCCCCCAGGATCTCATGAATATGCGGCAGTGAAAGTGTAG
- the LOC105497019 gene encoding V-set and transmembrane domain-containing protein 1 isoform X2 — translation MTTEFLSLLCLGLCLGYEDEKKNEKLPKPSLHARPSSVVEARSNVTLKCQAPSKNVTFILLKVNDSGYKQEQFLTEDEAEFHFTDLKLEDAGSYFCAYKTTASREGSESSEHLELVITDKHDELEAPSMKTDTRTIFVAIFSCISILLLFLSVFIIYRCSQHGSSPEESTKRGRFIQDGKGICLDGRPPRSDVC, via the exons GACTGTGTCTGGGCTACGAAGATGAGAAAAAGAATG AGAAACTGCCCAAGCCCTCCCTCCACGCCCGGCCTAGCTCGGTGGTTGAAGCCCGGAGCAACGTGACCCTGAAGTGTCAGGCTCCTTCCAAGAATGTGACATTCATTCTGCTCAAGGTGAATGACTCTGGGTACAAGCAGGAACAGTTCTTGACAGAAGACGAAGCTGAATTCCACTTCACGGACCTGAAGCTTGAGGATGCTGGGAGCTACTTTTGTGCCTATAAGACAACAGCCTCCCGTGAGGGGTCAGAAAGCAGTGAACACTTGGAGCTGGTGATCACAG ATAAACACGATGAACTTGAAGCTCCCTCAATGAAAACAG ACACCAGAACCATCTTTGTCGCCATCTTCAGCTGCATCTccatccttcttctcttcctctcagtCTTCATCATCTACAGATGCAGCCAGCACG GTTCGTCACCTGAAGAATCCACCAAAAG AGGCAGATTTATCCAGGATGGAAAGGGTATCTGTCTCG ACGGCAGACCCCCAAGGAGTGACGTATGCTGA